Within the Terriglobia bacterium genome, the region GACCAGTTCCTCATGGTGGCGGACCCGGAAAACGCCGAAGCCCATGGCGCGCAATGCTTCTTCGCCGCGATCCACCATGCGCAGTTTCTCTTCAGTGATGCGCACCCCATAGGGGAAACGCGAGGCCAGACACGCCGAAGCAGGCTGATCGGCGGTAGCGAGTCCGGCCTGCCGGGAGAGTTGCCGGATCTCATCTTTGTTCAGACCGGCCTCCATGAGGGGACTGCGGATGCCGTGTTCCTCCGCGGCTCTGCGTCCGGGGCGATAATCCCCAAGATCGTCGGCGTTCAGTCCGTCAACCACGGTTGCGAAACCTCGCTTTTTCGCAAGTGTGATGAGCAATTCAAAGAGGGTGTCCTTGCAGAAGTAGCAGCGTTCCGGGGGATTCTCACGATATTCCTCACGCTCGATCTCCTGCGTGTTGACAAACTCGTGGCGGAAGCGGAATTCCCCAGCCAGCCGCAAGGCCATCTCCCGTTGGCGGCTTGGCACAGAGGGGCTTTCGGCGGTAACGGCAAGTGCGGCATCATCGAGAACGCGATGCGCCTTATAGGCAAGGTAGGAGCTATCGACGCCGCCGCTGAAAGCCACCATCACGGGAGCCATCTCGCGCAACAGGGCCTCCAGCCGTGCTTCTTTTTCCTGTAAATTCATGCCCAACAATTTAGCATGAACCGCCGCATGCGCCAAAAATATCGCCGCACAGCCTGCGATCAATGGAAGGAATCCGCACGGAATCTTCCCGGCCGACTCGCATCCGAAGGACGTCCCGCTGACAGTCCCGGGCCGGATCAATTCAACTTGCGGGCCGGCGTGAAACCGCGCCCTGTCTCATTCGAGATACTGAGCAGCCAGTGCGTCGGCCTTTTCGATGGCCGGAAAAACTTGGGGCAGGGTGAGTGCTTGCAGATCGGCTTCGCCCAGGCCCTCGTGCCGCTGCAGTCCCCAGCCGCAGCCAATGGTTAGAACGTCAAGATTGTGGGCAGCCCTGAAAAAGTCCGGCCGAGTGCCAAGCGCCAGGGTCTCGCTGGGATTCACCTCGGCCCGGCGCATGATCTCCTTGATCATTTCCTCGCTGCGGCCAATGCAGAACTCCTCGGTGCAAAAGGCCATCTCGAAGAAGCCGTCCAGGTCGTGACGGTCGCTGACGGCCAGCAGATAGTCGCGCCGGGCCTCGGCGCCGAGCGCAGCCGACGCGCCGCTGCGGCGCCAGAAGGAAGACAGCTCCGGCAGCCCCGGGCAGATCCTCCCTGCCCCCGCCGTTACGAGGCGTTCCTCGTGAATTCGATACGGACTTTGAAGCTCCTCCAGGTGTTCGTCGTCGAGCCCGATCTGGAGGAATTTTGTCCACCGGAAGCCGTAATCGCGGAATCCCTCTTCGGTGTCGACCGCATCGGGCAAGCGCACGTCATGCGGGATCGCATCGGCCAGGGAAATGAGACTTTCTCGGAGCGCCCTCACCTTAAGCTGGGCACAATCATAGATGAGGTAATCCAGGTCAAATACCAGCAGTCGGATCTGCCTCAACACGGTGGCATCTCCGGGACATTTTCGAGCACGGATTGCAGCACGACGATTCCAATGGCATCAGAGCCGGCAGGCATAGAAAGCGCGGCCTAATTGTATTCGTCGTCTTCTTCGTCATAGGACTCTTCGTCTTCGTCGTCCCAGTCTTCTTCGTCTTCCTCTTCGTCGTCGAAGTTGAAGTCCTCTTCATCCTCTTCCTCGTCTTCGGCAGGCGCGAGATCGAATTCGACTGGGTCGAGCGATATCACCTCCAGGTCGACGCCACATTCGGGGCAGGTGATGATTTCCCCGACGTCCTCGAATTCCTCATCGATTGGTGCATCGCATTCCGGACAATAACCCACGATTAACCTCCCACAAAGGTATTCCGGCAAGAGCAGAAGTGGAACAAATTATTAGCATCAGTAAATAGGTACGTCAATTCATTTGTCCCCCTGTGAAACGAACCCTGAAAAGGCCTCTTGTCCGAGCCCGGCCGGATCTCAGCTGACCCGACGATGGGAGAGAGGTCAGCACTCCATTTTCGAAGATTATTTTGACCACCGTGAGGCAGAAAAGTAAAGGCTGCCGGATCAAAATCTGCTACGAGCCGTTCCCAACCAACACTCGATCAACCGGCCTGGCCCGTTCAACCTTTGGTGACTGACTGGGTGCTGCTGTATGATGTAGAGAGGCTTGGCTGACCCATCGCCTCCACCAGGAGCATGCGCCATGAAGATTGCGAGTATCGTTCTGATCATCGGCCTCTGCCTTCCGGCCCTGATTTTTTCGGGTTCGCTGCAGAAAGCATCACCGCCCGCAGCCGTAGCCCTTCAGAACCCGCCGGCTCAAAAGGTGCCCGATCAGGATAAGCCCCAAGGTCAGAAGGCGATTTCGGTCTCGGTCGACCTGGTGAACTTGCAGGCGCTGGTGACGGACAAAAAGGGCAACATCATCACCGGGCTCAGACCCGAGAACTTCACTGTCTATGAAGACAACGTCAAGCAGGAAATCACCCACTTTGCGCCTGTGGAGGCCAGTATCACGGCAGTCCTGCTTGTGGATTTCAGCAAATGGGTCGAATATTTCATTACAGATGTCTGGAATTCCATTTACACCTTCGCCGATAGTCTCCGCAAAGGTGACTGGGTTGCCGTTATCGGTTACGACATCCGTCCGACCATCCTCACCGACTTCACTCAGAACCGGAATCAACTGATGGAAGCGCTCAGTCGCTTCAACACGCCGGCCTTCCGTGAGAGCAACCTCTCGGATGCGGTCATTTTCACACTCGACCGTGTCGAGGAAATCGAGGGCAAGGTGGCGGTAGTCATGGTCAGCACCGGGCTCGATACCTTCAGCCAGCACACGTGGGACGACGCTCTGAAAAAGTGCAAGGCCGCCAACGCTTCCATTTACGCCATCAGCGTGGGACAGAGTGTCCGGCTTCGATATAATCTGGATGATATCGGCTGGCTCATGGCGGACAACCGGCTGCGTTCCATCGCCGACCTGACCGGAGGAGACTCCTATTTCCCGCGCTTTGAAGGCGAATTGCCGTCCATCTTCAAGAACATCTCCAACAGTCTCAGGAACCAGTACAGCCTTGCATACACGACGAGCAATCCGAAGCGGGACGGGAAGTTTCGCAAGATTCGTGTCGAGGTCAAGGCGGACATCAATCATGACGGCAAACCCGTCGCCCTGAAGGTCCAGACCAGGCAGGGTTACCTGGCCCGGGAGAAATAGTAGAGCTTAGACAAACCACGAAGCCCTCAAAAACCTCCAGGCAATCCCCATATATCTGCCCGGATTCTTTTTTACCCTGGAAGTCTCCCCGATTTTCGGGTCATGGCAAGAACAGCACCATGCGATAGGCATCGCTGCGTGCCTTATAATAGCCGCGCAATAGTTCCCGGCGTTCATAACCCAGGCGCGCATAGAACCGTTGCGCCGCTTCATTGCCGGTATCGACCTCGAGGACGACTTGGGCCGCGCGGCGCCTGCGAAACTGTTCATGGAGCGCTTCCATGAGCCGGGTTCCCACCCTGTGCCGGCGCGCCTCCGGAACCACATCCAGCGTGATGACATGGGCGCGCGCGCCCGATTCGATGTGGCCTATGGCGAAACCCAGGACCTTGCCGTCGAGCTCGGCCGCTTTGCTGATGGCAGCGGGATGTCCGAGATAGAATAGAAGTTCCGCGCGCGAATAGGCCATGTAATCCGGAAAGCAGGCACTGTCGATCTCGTGCAGCCGTTGAATCTCTTCCGGCCGGCAGTCACGAATCAGCATCTGATCCGGATATATTTGCGGCATATGTTTGATTATACGATTCTTCGTAAAGCAGCGCCGCAGACATCGCTCAGCTCCAACCAGGACACCAAACAAAAAAGAGGCAAGACACGTGAATGAGCTTTTCGCGTGTTTCATGCATTTCTTGACTGCTGATTCGGCGGCACCTGCCGGACTGTGCTGCGCCATGAAGTGACATTTTGTGCTATCCAGCCGTCTGCAGAGGCTATGATATGATTAAGGTTCTCAGATTGGAGGAAGCTTTGGCTGAGAAGATTCTCGTGACGGCAGCACTGCCCTATGCCAATGGACCGCTCCACGTGGGGCATCTCGCAGGAGCGTACATGCCGGCCGACGTCTACGTCCGGTATCAGCGGCTCAAAGGAAGTGACGTCATTTTCATCTGCGGCTCCGACGAACACGGCGTACCCATCACGATTCGCGCCGACCACGAGCAGGTCGCGCCACAGGCAATTGTGGACCGCTATCACTTCATGATGAAGGAGAGCTTCCGCCGTCTCGGGATCCAGTTCGACAACTACTCTCGTACCTCCCTTCCCCTGCATTACAGGATTTCGCAGGGTATCTTCCTTAAGCTCAACGAGAAGGGCTACGTCAAGGAGCAGGAGGTTCGCCAGTACTACTGCGCGACCTGCCAACGCTTTCTGCCCGACCGCTACATCGAGGGTGAGTGTCCGCACTGCCATCACGTCAACGCACGCGGCGACCAGTGCGAGAACTGCGGCCGCTGGCTGGAGCCGGAGCAACTCATCGCACCCAAATGCAAGGTGTGCGGCTCGCCGCCAGAGATGCGCACAACCAAGCACTGGTATTTCAGGCTCTCCCTGTTCCAGGAGCGCCTCCAACAATGGCAGGCAGCCAAGCCTCACTGGAAGAGCAACGTGCGCGAGTTCTGCACCGGCTGGTTCAGCGAAGGGCTCACCGACCGCCCCATTACCCGCGACATCGACTGGGGCATTCCCGTGCCTCTGCCGGACGCCGAAGGTAAGGTGCTCTATGTCTGGTTTGACGCCCCCATCGGTTACATCTCATCGACGGTGGAGTGGTCGCAAAATCAGGGCAGGCCGGACCGCTGGCGGGACTACTGGTGCGATCCTCAGACGCGCCTGATCCATTTCATCGGCAAAGACAACATCGTGTTTCATGCGATTGTATGGCCGGCAGTGCTGATGGCCCACGGCGAGTTCATACTCCCGGACAACATCCCGGCCAATGAATTCCTCAATATTGAGGGGGAGAAGCTTTCCACCAGCCGGAACTGGGCCGTCTGGGTCGACGATTACCTGGAGCTTTTTCCGCCGGATCCGCTGCGCTACTACCTTGCCGCCAATGCTCCGGAGAACAAAGACTCGGATTTCGCCTGGAAGGACTTCCAGGCCCGCAATAACGGCGAGTTGGCCGACATCCTCGGCAACCTTGTGAATCGCAGCCTCACCTTCATCGAGAAACACTTCGAAGCCAAGGTTCCCCATGCCCCGGAGCTTGCGAGTGCCGATCAGGAAGTCCTGGCGGCAATTGGCGCGTCTGCCGTGAATATCGGCGCTCTGCTTGACGATTTTCAGGTGCGCCGCGCGGTCGGCGAATTGATGAACCTGGCACGCATCGGCAACAAATACTTCAATGATTCCGCTCCCTGGACCACTTTGAAGCAGGACCGCGCTCGCTGTGCCGCCACGCTCAACACAACGATCCAACTCGAACTCGCCCTTGCCGTGCTCATGGATCCGTTCATGCCGTTTTCGGCCGGAAAACTATGGCAGATGCTGAACGCGCCCGGATTGCACCACGACCAGCG harbors:
- the larE gene encoding ATP-dependent sacrificial sulfur transferase LarE, whose protein sequence is MNLQEKEARLEALLREMAPVMVAFSGGVDSSYLAYKAHRVLDDAALAVTAESPSVPSRQREMALRLAGEFRFRHEFVNTQEIEREEYRENPPERCYFCKDTLFELLITLAKKRGFATVVDGLNADDLGDYRPGRRAAEEHGIRSPLMEAGLNKDEIRQLSRQAGLATADQPASACLASRFPYGVRITEEKLRMVDRGEEALRAMGFGVFRVRHHEELVRLEFGKEELLKALNPEVAGRLTEIFKGLGYKFVTLDLEGYRTGSLNEVLVTRIT
- a CDS encoding VWA domain-containing protein; this translates as MKIASIVLIIGLCLPALIFSGSLQKASPPAAVALQNPPAQKVPDQDKPQGQKAISVSVDLVNLQALVTDKKGNIITGLRPENFTVYEDNVKQEITHFAPVEASITAVLLVDFSKWVEYFITDVWNSIYTFADSLRKGDWVAVIGYDIRPTILTDFTQNRNQLMEALSRFNTPAFRESNLSDAVIFTLDRVEEIEGKVAVVMVSTGLDTFSQHTWDDALKKCKAANASIYAISVGQSVRLRYNLDDIGWLMADNRLRSIADLTGGDSYFPRFEGELPSIFKNISNSLRNQYSLAYTTSNPKRDGKFRKIRVEVKADINHDGKPVALKVQTRQGYLAREK
- a CDS encoding GNAT family N-acetyltransferase, which produces MLIRDCRPEEIQRLHEIDSACFPDYMAYSRAELLFYLGHPAAISKAAELDGKVLGFAIGHIESGARAHVITLDVVPEARRHRVGTRLMEALHEQFRRRRAAQVVLEVDTGNEAAQRFYARLGYERRELLRGYYKARSDAYRMVLFLP
- the metG gene encoding methionine--tRNA ligase, with the protein product MAEKILVTAALPYANGPLHVGHLAGAYMPADVYVRYQRLKGSDVIFICGSDEHGVPITIRADHEQVAPQAIVDRYHFMMKESFRRLGIQFDNYSRTSLPLHYRISQGIFLKLNEKGYVKEQEVRQYYCATCQRFLPDRYIEGECPHCHHVNARGDQCENCGRWLEPEQLIAPKCKVCGSPPEMRTTKHWYFRLSLFQERLQQWQAAKPHWKSNVREFCTGWFSEGLTDRPITRDIDWGIPVPLPDAEGKVLYVWFDAPIGYISSTVEWSQNQGRPDRWRDYWCDPQTRLIHFIGKDNIVFHAIVWPAVLMAHGEFILPDNIPANEFLNIEGEKLSTSRNWAVWVDDYLELFPPDPLRYYLAANAPENKDSDFAWKDFQARNNGELADILGNLVNRSLTFIEKHFEAKVPHAPELASADQEVLAAIGASAVNIGALLDDFQVRRAVGELMNLARIGNKYFNDSAPWTTLKQDRARCAATLNTTIQLELALAVLMDPFMPFSAGKLWQMLNAPGLHHDQRWQDLPTLRLPSGHPLGVREILFRKIEDEVIEAQVAKLHQKQ